A segment of the Serratia fonticola genome:
TAAATACCCCCCAGGCTGACGGTCAGTACCCCAACCGGCAACTGGTAAGGCATAAACAGCCGTTGCGCTGCCACATCGGCCGCCAGCAACAGCAATGCGCCGGTCAGCGCGGTCAACAGCAGAACGTATTGGTTGGCGCACAGGCGTCGGGCAATTTGCGGTGCCACCAGGGCAATAAACGAAATCGGGCCTGCGACAGCGGTGCTTGCCGCGGTAAGTACCACACCCGCCAACAGCAGCAGCAAACGGGAACGTTCAACACTAACGCCGAGCGCGCAGGCGGTATCATCTCCCATTTCCAGCAGCCGCATACGGCGTGCCAATGCCATCAGCAACAGCACCGACAGCAGCAACACGGCTAATACCGGCAGGCTTTTTGCCCAGGTAATGCCGTTGAGAGAACCCGCGCTCCACAGTCCGGCGGTCATGGCCGATTCCAGCGAGGCACTGACAATCATCCAGGTATTGGCGGCAACCAACAGCGCACGCACGGCGATACCGACAATGATCAGGCGGAAGGTTTCCACTCCATTGCGCCAGGCTAACAGGTAAACCAGCCCGGCAGTCAGCAGGCCACCGGCCAAAGCGCCGGAGGTAATACCGAAAACGCCACCATTGAACAGGACGATCGCGACCAGTACGCCGCTATAGGCACCAGTGTTAAAGCCGATTACGTCCGGGCTGCCTAGCGGGTTACGCAGCAGTGATTGGAAAATAGCGCCGCTGAGACCTAGCGCGGCCCCCAGCAGCAGGGCCATGGCGACGCGTGGCAAGCGCCACTGAGTGACGATCACGGCAAGATTGGCTGGGCCTTCACCGCGCAGAGCATCAACCACCTGTGTCGCGCTGAGGTGCAGCGTACCGGAGCCGAGAGCATAAATAGCCAGTGTCAGGCAGGCGAGCAGCATCAGTAACGCAGTGACCAAGGGGCGGGCCAGGCGCAGGGGTTTTTGCGAGAAGCTCAGGCGCAGATCTAACTGGCTCATTTTATCCTCCCCGCCGGAACATGTGGCGCTGGCGAACCAGTACGATCAGCATCGGGGCACCGAGCAGTGAAAGCACGATGGAAACCTGCAACTCGCCTGACACCAGAAAGCGGCCTAACAAATCGGCGCTCAACATCAGAATCGGGGTTAATACCAGCGTCCAGGGCAGCATCCAATGTAATTCGGAACCGGCCAGACGGCGTGCAATATGCGGCATCATCAGCCCGACAAACGCGATGGGGCCGACGGCGGCGGTAGCACCGCCACAGAGCAAAGTGATGGCTAGCAGACCCAGGAGTTGTGTGCGAACAATCCCGGTGCCAAGCGCCGCTGCCAGTTCATTGCCCATATTCAAA
Coding sequences within it:
- the fepG gene encoding iron-enterobactin ABC transporter permease is translated as MSQLDLRLSFSQKPLRLARPLVTALLMLLACLTLAIYALGSGTLHLSATQVVDALRGEGPANLAVIVTQWRLPRVAMALLLGAALGLSGAIFQSLLRNPLGSPDVIGFNTGAYSGVLVAIVLFNGGVFGITSGALAGGLLTAGLVYLLAWRNGVETFRLIIVGIAVRALLVAANTWMIVSASLESAMTAGLWSAGSLNGITWAKSLPVLAVLLLSVLLLMALARRMRLLEMGDDTACALGVSVERSRLLLLLAGVVLTAASTAVAGPISFIALVAPQIARRLCANQYVLLLTALTGALLLLAADVAAQRLFMPYQLPVGVLTVSLGGIYLIWLLIRESRKK